A genomic window from Coccinella septempunctata chromosome 9, icCocSept1.1, whole genome shotgun sequence includes:
- the LOC123319752 gene encoding glutathione S-transferase 1-like, whose translation MMPKLYMNEVSPAVRAVLMTAKALNITLDLKEVNLQNKEQLAPEFLKLNPQHTVPTLEDNGLVIWDSHAIIAYLVGKYGAYDSYYSKDIQKRAVIDQRLHFDSEVVSHVLKTIMSQIIRGDSVEIRPDFKERINRVYALVETFLVEDWIAGSSISIADFSILASITTLHVISPIEPLKYPKVIRWIQRAQMESFYDSNKRGLEKLESLICCKEGLEQ comes from the exons ATGATGCCAAAATTATACATGAACGAAGTGAGTCCAGCTGTGAGGGCGGTTTTAATGACAGCCAAGGCATTGAACATCACTTTGGATCTCAAAGAGGTGAACCTCCAGAACAAGGAACAATTGGCCCCAGAATTTTTGAAA CTGAATCCGCAGCATACAGTACCAACTCTGGAGGACAACGGTCTAGTGATCTGGGACAGCCATGCCATAATAGCCTATTTGGTTGGTAAATATGGAGCGTACGATTCTTACTATTCGAAGGATATACAGAAGAGAGCTGTGATAGACCAGAGGTTGCATTTCGATTCTGAAGTCGTGTCTCATGTGCTCAAGACGATAATG AGCCAGATTATTCGTGGGGATTCTGTGGAAATACGGCCCGATTTCAAGGAGAGAATCAACCGTGTCTATGCCTTGGTAGAGACTTTCCTTGTGGAAGACTGGATAGCTGGCAGTTCTATATCGATAGCCGATTTTAGCATCCTTGCTTCGATAACAACTTTGCACGTGATATCACCGATAGAACCTCTCAAATACCCAAAAGTCATCCGTTGGATACAGAGGGCGCAAATGGAATCTTTTTACGATTCTAATAAAAGAGGATTGGAAAAACTAGAAAGTCTTATTTGTTGCAAAGAAGGTCTGGagcaataa